The Cylindrospermum stagnale PCC 7417 genome segment CGGTGCATCAGGCTATGGCGGAGTGCAACTAGTCCGACTCTTAATGGATCATCCAGAACTCGAACTGGTTTATTTAGGTGGTGAGAGCAGTGCGGGAAAATCCTTTGGCGATCTCTACCCCCATCTGGCACATATAGTCAACTTACCAATTGAGGCGGTAGAACCAGAAATAATTGCTCACCGCTGTGAAGTCGTGTTTCTTTCTCTACCCAATGGTTTGGCTTGCCAAATCGCTCCCCAACTGCTGGAAAAAGGCTGTAAGGTACTCGATCTGAGTGCGGACTACCGATTCAGTGATTTGGCAACTTATACAAGTTGGTATGGTAAAGACCGAAGCGATCGCACCACAGCGGCCACAGCAGTTTATGGATTACCAGAACTTTATCGCGATCGCATCGCTGAAGCCCAACTCATTGGCTGTCCTGGTTGCTATCCCACCGCCAGCCTGCTAGCACTGTCGCCACTTCTAAAGCAAGGCTTAATCGTGCCGGAAACAGCGATCATCGATGCCAAATCTGGCACATCTGGCGGCGGAAGACAAGCCAAAGTCAACTTGTTGCTAGCCGAAGCAGATAACTCCCTCGCCGCCTATGGTGTAGCCCGTCACCGCCACACCCCAGAAATTGAGCAGATTTGCAGCGAATTAGCCGGACACGAAGTCACCATCCAATTTACACCCCACCTAATCCCAATGGTGCGGGGAATTTTGGCAACCGTATACGCCACACTGCGCGATCCTGGTCTAGTGCGAGATGACTTAATCACAATTTTCTCCGCCTTTTACCGCAACTGTCCTTGGGTGAGAATTTGTAATAGCGGTGTTTACCCCCAAACCAAATGGGCGAATGGCAGCAATCTTTGTTATATCGGTGTAGAAGTTGACCCGCGCACTGGCCGTGTAATCGTCATGTCAGCTATCGACAACTTAATTAAAGGCCAGGCGGGTCAAGCAATTCAGTGTCTAAACATCATGATGGGCTGGGATGAAACTCTTGGATTACCCAAGTTAGGATTTTATCCCTAATTGGGGTAATAGGTAATGGGTCATGGGTCATGGGTCGTGGATCGTGGGTCAGGGGTAATGGGTCGTGGGTAATAGTTTTTTCAATTACCAATTACCTTTTTCCCAATTACCAATTACCTTTTTCCCAATTACCAATTACCTACTTCGGCCCCAAACCTACAGATCCAGCATAAACGGCGCGATCGCCTAATTCATCCTCAATCCGCAACAAGCGATTGTATTTTGCTACCCGTTCGCTGCGACACAGAGAACCAGTTTTAATTTGACCGGCACGAGTAGCCACAGCTAAATCAGCAATAGTCGTGTCTTCAGTTTCACCAGAACGATGGCTAATCACCGACCGGAAACCGTTACGAGTTGCCAAATCAATCGTTTCTAAAGTTTCCGTCAGCGAACCAATTTGATTCAGCTTAATCAAAATTGAGTTACCAGCTTTTTGCTCAATCCCTTTTTGTAAGCGGGTGGCGTTGGTGACAAACAAATCATCCCCAACCAACTGCACCCGTGAACCTAACTTTTGGGTGAGCAATTGCCAACTTTGCCAATCTTCCTCGTGCAAACCATCCTCAATGGACACAATTGGATATTCGTCAACCAATTGACCTAAATAATCAACAAATTCACCAGGAGTATGGGGTTTACCATCATAGACATACTGCCCATTCTTGTAAAACTCACTAGCCGCCACATCCAAGGCCAAAGCCACTTGTTCACCTGGCTTGTATCCAGCCTTCTTAATCGCCGCCACCAACAATTCCAAAGCCACCTGATTAGACTCTAGGTTAGGAGCAAAACCGCCTTCATCCCCTACACCAGTGAGTAAACCCTTCTCATCTAAAACTTGGCTGAGGGTAGCAAATACTTCCGCACCCCAGCGCAAAGCTTCCTTGAAGGAAGGGGCACCGATAGGCACAATCATAAACTCTTGAAAATCAACGTTGTTGGCAGCATGGGCCCCACCGTTAATTACGTTCATCAAGGGTACTGGCAACAAATTCGCCAAAGGGCTACCCAAATAGCGATATAGGGGAATTTCTAAAGATTCAGCGCCGGCTTTCGCTGCTGCTAGGGAAACCGCCAAAATCGCATTCGCGCCCAAATTGGATTTGTTCGCCGAACCATCCACAGCAATCATTGTTCGGTCTAGCAGTTCTTGGTTGAGGACATCCAAGTTTAATAATTTTGGTGCAAGTGCCTCTTTGATATTTTGCACCGCCTTGAGTACCCCTTTACCCCCGTAACGGCTTTTGTCGCCATCCCGCAGTTCGTGAGCCTCAAAAGTACCAGTAGATGCACCGCTGGGAACCTGCGCTAGTCCCACAACCCCATTTGCCAAATGTACTTCGGCTTCAACTGTTGGTCTACCCCGTGAGTCGAGAATTTCGCGGGCGACAATGGCCTCAATGGCGGTATCTAGAAATTTAGTCATTGGTGCTTGATCCTTTATTCGAGTGTGCTTTTGCAGTAGAACGCATACAGAACAGTTGCTTAACCCAATGGCTAGCTTATGCTGTTAAGTGACTTTATCGCCTGAGATTAAAGAAGATTTCAGAGATTGAGTTAACTGATGGGAGATGTTCGATTTTGGCTTCAGCTGACTGCCACTTCTTGACTATTCTCACTATGTGCAGCCTCATCAGCTAGAATGACTGCCAATACTGGGTTTTCTGATTTTTAACTTTACAGCGATTTTCAGGTAAATAGACCACGCGGTAGACAGCATTGCTGTGACCCTACGAGAGATGTGGTTCAAATAGATGAAAACTGCTGTAAAATTCATAATCTAAGTCAATTGAATATTTAATTTAATTAAAAAATAGTGATTTTATAAACGTCAAATTAATGATATGTAATTCGGCAGTTGTGAACTTTAAAGTAAAAAAATTCACAAAAACTACTTATATATTTGCGTAATATTGGTAATAAGCTGTGTATGTATTTGGGCAGGACACGACGAATCGCGTCCGTATTATCCTGGATACTTGCCGCCATGAGGGCGAGATTGAGGGTTCGAGTTGTGAATTTAAAAAATTGCCAATTACCCATGAAACCTACACTTACAGCAATTGCATTTTTTAGCGTCCTTGCCATGCTGGCAGGTAAAGTTAATGCTATACCGCCTGAAAGCTCCCTACAGATTACAGCGAGCAAGGCGACAAACATCAGTCAGGCTAAGGAAAAACTGGATTTGGAACTGCTAGCTAAGGCGATTACCAGCTTTTTGCAGAGCGATCGCTATCTGACAGAATCTGAATCCTTGGTGAGCGCCAAGACAAACGGCTTCGATTTCAATATTAACGTTCAAACTAAAACTCTCGCCCAATCAGGTAGAAAGTTTCGCTCCCAGATTACCTTTACCCCACAAGATGCAAAAGCAAAACTTGACTATTTGGTGATTTCTGATGGTAAACAAGTTTGGATTTACAGACCTGACTTAAAACAATACGCCATAACTTCCTATGCAGCTTTCAAAGAATCATTTTTCATTGGTATCTCCTCCTTGGCTTTTGTAGAAATCCCTGAAGATACTAGAAAATCAATTGTTGAAACCGATTCATCAAAGGACATTGTCCAAGAATTTGGTTTAACTAACGATTCAGGGCTAAAAGAAGAAAAACGCACAGTTGATCGCGAGGAATTGACTGTCTACAGTTACACTGATACCAAGGATGGATTTAACTTCAGTGGCTTTTTCCAGCCAGTAACTGCAACTCTCAAGCAAATCCAAATGGGCGGTAACAGCGAAGGTTTGGATATTCTGATTACCGAAACAATTATTCAGAGAACTGCAAATCCAACTATCGACGCCCAGACTTTCAAATTTTCACCACCACCAGGTGCAAAAAAAGTAAGGTCTCTTTCGATTAGCCCTTTTTGAAGCTAGTGGGTTGGGTTTACCCAGGGTAAACCCAACAAATTCATCGGTAATGTTGGGTTTCGTCCTTCAAATGCCACTTCTGAGGGCCAGATGGCGATATCGCTACATCTGCCATAAAAGCTAATTACGTTATAATTTTTCTAAAACCGCAGAAATAAATTATTTATGAACAAAAAAAGTATTACAGCCATAATTCATACAGGTGATGAGTTTGGCTATGTTGCAGAGTGTGTAGAAATTTCTGTTGTTACCCAAGGGGATACTTTGGATGAAGTTGTGAAAAATCTTACTGATGCAGTTTTTTTGCATTTAGAAGGAGAAAATCCAGAGGATTTCGGATTAATTGAGCATCCCGCTATTCGCTTTATATTTGAATTACAGCCGGTTTATGCCTAAGTTGAGAAGATTATCCGCACAGGAAACTATTGAGATTTTCAATCAATTTGGTTTTGAAATTATTAGCCAAAAAGGCAGTCATGTTAAATTGCGGAGATTAGGAGAAACTGGAAAACAAACATTAACAATACCTAATCATAAGCAGTTGGATTTAGGTACTTGTCGGGCAATTTATCGTCAAGCGACTAAATATATTTCCGAATCAGATTTATATGATTATTTTTATGAATAAGTTAATTTGTTGCTATCTTATTATATTGAAAACATACTCTAGTTAAGCTAATTTGTCAGCAGCTAAAAATTACTAAAAAAGAAAAATTTTTAATGGCAGTAATACTTGTAGGGACACAGCATTGCTGTGTCCCTAATAATACAGCAAAATAATCGAAATTTAGTAATTTATGGAGAAGAGTCTAATATGGAAACTCAATCATACTTGATTGCAGAACTGCCTCTCAAACCTGATGAAATCGACAAAAAGCCACTTTTATTAAAGTACACTCCCACGTCAGAATTAGGAATTTTTTACTACGGAGAACAACCACTTCAACTTTCTTATACCACCAACAAACACAGCTATTACCAAGATTTAAGTAGGACAAAAATACAGCCAACAAAGTATCAGATACCTTGTTCAACATGGATTGCTTGTTTTAGTGATTGGCAGATTGAGGAAGATAACTTATATTGTCGTAGTGGCAAACTAGACCATGAAAGTGAGACCGAAAGAAAGTGTAAATACTTCTCTGGCTTTAAGTTTGATGATGTCACAGGTGTTTGGAGATGTACTTGGGAAACAGATGAGCGAGAAATGGTCTTTAACTCTACTTTTGAATATTCAGACAAGATAGAACTGGTATTAAACTTATTAGATGCTGTAGGCAGTTACAACGAATATCGCTATGCAGATGCTTCTTCTTAATAGAGATGAAATATTCTCCACAGGAAAAAAGTTCTCACTAAAACGCTGAATCCATCTGTTAATACCCAGAGATTGATATTTCCTCCCGCTCCGCTATGCCACCAGTAGAGCCAACCAGCAAAAAAAAACTCACAAATGTTGAGGAAATTTTTGTTCGGTAAAATAGTCACAGATAACAATAAGGTCATTATGCGATTACTACACACCATGCTGCGGGTAGGCAACCTGCAAGAATCTCTGAAATTTTACTGTGAACTCCTGGGGATGAAATTGCTACGACAAAAAGATTATCCAGGGGGAGAATTTACCCTCGCTTTTGTCGGCTATGGAGAGGAAAGCGAGCAGGCAGTGATCGAACTAACCTACAATTGGGGAGTGGATAAGTACGAATTGGGTAATGCTTACGGTCATATTGCCCTTGGCGTTGATGATATTTACGCCACCTGTGAGGAAATTAAAAATCGTGGCGGTAAAGTTGTCCGAGAACCAGGGCCAATGAAACACGGTTCGACGGTAATTGCTTTTGTCGAAGATCCAGATGGGTATAAAATAGAACTGATTCAATTGGGAAGTCAAGGCTCTGCTGCCAAACAGGAATCTCCAGAGCAGCTAGTGACACAGTAATTATCGCTTCAAAATTTAGGCGATCGCTATCTCCCTCCACCAACCTTGGCTATGGTGGGGGAGTTCTTGGCAAAATTAGTTAAATCTAAATAAGGAATTAAAATATCATCAATTACCAATCGAAAATTGCCACCGGAGATATATCCACAGGTATGAAGTATGAAGGATGAAGGATAAAAATTTTCCGCCTACCCTAGAGAAGGGCTGCCATGCCCCTTGGGAAGGTATTTGCAAAGGAGTTTTTCCGGACTCAATCCCAAATTTCTAAACTAAAATCTAAAATCCTTAAAGATGCAGCCTACAGATCCCAATAAATTTACTGATACAGCCTGGGAAGCGATTGTCAAATCCCAGGATATAGTCCGTGCTTATAAACAACAGCAACTAGATGTTGAACATTTAATCATTGCCCTATTAGAAGAACCCAGCAGTCTGGCAACAGGTATCCTCGCACGGGCTGAAGTTGACCCGCTGCGTTTGCAACAGCAACTAGAAGCTTATACCCAACGCCAGCCAAAAGTCGCCAAAAGCGATCAGCTATATCTGGGCACGAGTTTAGACACATTGCTCGACCGAGCCGAGGCAAATCGCGCTAAATTCAAAGATGCTGATATCTCCGAGGGTCATATACTCCTGGCCTTTGCTGAAGATGAACGCATTGGTAGAAGGGTGCTGAAAGGCTTTAACGTGGACATTGCCAAACTAGAAGCGGCTGTGAAAACTGTCCGCACTAGCAGTCCAAAGGTGATGGAACAAAGTCCAGAATCCCGCTTTGCAGCTTTAGAAAAATTTGGCAGGGACTTGACAGAACAGGCAAAAGCGGGAAAATTAGACCCGGTGATTGGGCGAGATGACGAAATTCGCCGGGTAATTCAGGTATTATCTCGCCGCAGCAAGAATAATCCGGTGTTGATTGGTGAACCGGGGGTGGGGAAAACTGCGATCGCCGAAGCATTAGCACAGAGAATGGTAAATGGGGATGTTCCTGAATCTCTCAAGAACCGCCAATTAATCTCTTTAGATATCGGTAGCTTAATCGCTGGGGCTAAATATCGCGGTGAATTTGAAGACCGCCTCAAAAATGTTCTCCGGGAAGTTATAGAATCAAACGGGCAAATTGTCCTGTTTATTGACGAACTACACACCGTTGTCGGCACCGGTTCCAATCAACAAGGGGCGATGGATGCCGGGAATTTGCTCAAACCGATGTTGGCACGGGGAGAACTGCGTTGTATCGGTGCCACTACCCTAGATGAATACCGCAAATACATTGAAAAAGACGCCGCCCTCGAACGCCGCTTTCAACAAGTATATGTAGACCAGCCCAGCGTGGAAAACACAATTTCCATCCTCCGGGGGTTGAAAGAACGCTATGAAGTGCATCACAACGTCAAAATTTCTGATTTGGCTTTGGTAGCCGCCGCAACGCTTTCAGCCCGGTACATTTCTGACCGCTTTTTGCCAGATAAAGCGATTGATTTGGTGGATGAGGCAGCGGCAAAGTTGAAAATGGAGATTACCTCCAAACCAGCGGAATTAGAAACTATTGACCGTCGGCTGATGCAGCTAGAAATGGAAAAGCTGTCTTTAGCTGGTGAAGAAAAGGGAATTGCTCAAACTAGAGAGCGTTTGGAGCGAATTGAGCTAGAAATCGCCACTTTAACGATCAAACAGCAGAAATTTAATGACCAATGGCAAGGCGAAAAGCAGCTATTGGAGGCTATCAGTGTTTTGAAGAAAGAAGAAGATGCCCTGCGGGTGCAAATTGAGCAGGCAGAACGGGATTATGATTTGAATAAAGCTGCTCAACTTAAGTATGGCAAATTGGAAGGAGTGCAGCACGATCGCGAAATTAAAGAAACCCAACTTTTAGAAATTCAAAACCAAGGTTCTACTTTGCTGCGAGAACAAGTCACCGAAGCCGATATTGCCGAAATCGTCGCCAAGTGGACAGGCATCCCCGTCAATCGCTTATTGGAATCGGAACGGCAAAAGTTACTTCAACTAGAAAGCCATTTGCATCAACGAGTGATTGGGCAAGAAGAAGCTGTAGCTGCCGTCTCCGCTGCCATTCGTCGCGCCCGTGCGGGGATGAAAGACCCTGGTCGTCCCATTGGTTCATTTTTGTTCATGGGACCCACTGGTGTAGGTAAAACTGAACTCGCCCGCGCTTTAGCTCAGTTTCTCTTTGATTCTGATGACGCCTTGGTGCGTTTGGATATGTCTGAGTATATGGAAAAACACTCAGTTTCTCGCCTCGTGGGAGCGCCTCCGGGATACATTGGTTACGAAGAAGGTGGGCAACTTTCTGAGACGGTTCGCCGGCATCCCTATTCGGTGGTGCTGTTGGATGAGGTGGAGAAGGCCCACCCCGATGTGTTTAATATTTTGTTGCAGGTGCTGGATGATGGGAGAATTACGGACTCTCAGGGGCGAACAGTCGATTTTCGCAATACTGTGATTGTGATGACGAGTAACATCGGCAGTGAATACATTCTCGATGTTTCTGGTGATGATACC includes the following:
- a CDS encoding type II toxin-antitoxin system HicA family toxin; this encodes MPKLRRLSAQETIEIFNQFGFEIISQKGSHVKLRRLGETGKQTLTIPNHKQLDLGTCRAIYRQATKYISESDLYDYFYE
- a CDS encoding type II toxin-antitoxin system HicB family antitoxin, producing MNKKSITAIIHTGDEFGYVAECVEISVVTQGDTLDEVVKNLTDAVFLHLEGENPEDFGLIEHPAIRFIFELQPVYA
- a CDS encoding LolA family protein; the protein is MKPTLTAIAFFSVLAMLAGKVNAIPPESSLQITASKATNISQAKEKLDLELLAKAITSFLQSDRYLTESESLVSAKTNGFDFNINVQTKTLAQSGRKFRSQITFTPQDAKAKLDYLVISDGKQVWIYRPDLKQYAITSYAAFKESFFIGISSLAFVEIPEDTRKSIVETDSSKDIVQEFGLTNDSGLKEEKRTVDREELTVYSYTDTKDGFNFSGFFQPVTATLKQIQMGGNSEGLDILITETIIQRTANPTIDAQTFKFSPPPGAKKVRSLSISPF
- the argC gene encoding N-acetyl-gamma-glutamyl-phosphate reductase, translated to MGNFRRVPVGIVGASGYGGVQLVRLLMDHPELELVYLGGESSAGKSFGDLYPHLAHIVNLPIEAVEPEIIAHRCEVVFLSLPNGLACQIAPQLLEKGCKVLDLSADYRFSDLATYTSWYGKDRSDRTTAATAVYGLPELYRDRIAEAQLIGCPGCYPTASLLALSPLLKQGLIVPETAIIDAKSGTSGGGRQAKVNLLLAEADNSLAAYGVARHRHTPEIEQICSELAGHEVTIQFTPHLIPMVRGILATVYATLRDPGLVRDDLITIFSAFYRNCPWVRICNSGVYPQTKWANGSNLCYIGVEVDPRTGRVIVMSAIDNLIKGQAGQAIQCLNIMMGWDETLGLPKLGFYP
- the clpB gene encoding ATP-dependent chaperone ClpB; protein product: MQPTDPNKFTDTAWEAIVKSQDIVRAYKQQQLDVEHLIIALLEEPSSLATGILARAEVDPLRLQQQLEAYTQRQPKVAKSDQLYLGTSLDTLLDRAEANRAKFKDADISEGHILLAFAEDERIGRRVLKGFNVDIAKLEAAVKTVRTSSPKVMEQSPESRFAALEKFGRDLTEQAKAGKLDPVIGRDDEIRRVIQVLSRRSKNNPVLIGEPGVGKTAIAEALAQRMVNGDVPESLKNRQLISLDIGSLIAGAKYRGEFEDRLKNVLREVIESNGQIVLFIDELHTVVGTGSNQQGAMDAGNLLKPMLARGELRCIGATTLDEYRKYIEKDAALERRFQQVYVDQPSVENTISILRGLKERYEVHHNVKISDLALVAAATLSARYISDRFLPDKAIDLVDEAAAKLKMEITSKPAELETIDRRLMQLEMEKLSLAGEEKGIAQTRERLERIELEIATLTIKQQKFNDQWQGEKQLLEAISVLKKEEDALRVQIEQAERDYDLNKAAQLKYGKLEGVQHDREIKETQLLEIQNQGSTLLREQVTEADIAEIVAKWTGIPVNRLLESERQKLLQLESHLHQRVIGQEEAVAAVSAAIRRARAGMKDPGRPIGSFLFMGPTGVGKTELARALAQFLFDSDDALVRLDMSEYMEKHSVSRLVGAPPGYIGYEEGGQLSETVRRHPYSVVLLDEVEKAHPDVFNILLQVLDDGRITDSQGRTVDFRNTVIVMTSNIGSEYILDVSGDDTKYDTMRNRVTEALRSHFRPEFLNRVDDIILFHTLNRKEMRHIIRIQLQRVENLLKEQKISFDISPAACDYLVEAGYDPVYGARPLKRAIQREVENAIATKLLENTFISGDTIFIEKGETGLTFSKKAPVKVTVVQTAT
- the gloA gene encoding lactoylglutathione lyase — protein: MRLLHTMLRVGNLQESLKFYCELLGMKLLRQKDYPGGEFTLAFVGYGEESEQAVIELTYNWGVDKYELGNAYGHIALGVDDIYATCEEIKNRGGKVVREPGPMKHGSTVIAFVEDPDGYKIELIQLGSQGSAAKQESPEQLVTQ
- the eno gene encoding phosphopyruvate hydratase; amino-acid sequence: MTKFLDTAIEAIVAREILDSRGRPTVEAEVHLANGVVGLAQVPSGASTGTFEAHELRDGDKSRYGGKGVLKAVQNIKEALAPKLLNLDVLNQELLDRTMIAVDGSANKSNLGANAILAVSLAAAKAGAESLEIPLYRYLGSPLANLLPVPLMNVINGGAHAANNVDFQEFMIVPIGAPSFKEALRWGAEVFATLSQVLDEKGLLTGVGDEGGFAPNLESNQVALELLVAAIKKAGYKPGEQVALALDVAASEFYKNGQYVYDGKPHTPGEFVDYLGQLVDEYPIVSIEDGLHEEDWQSWQLLTQKLGSRVQLVGDDLFVTNATRLQKGIEQKAGNSILIKLNQIGSLTETLETIDLATRNGFRSVISHRSGETEDTTIADLAVATRAGQIKTGSLCRSERVAKYNRLLRIEDELGDRAVYAGSVGLGPK